The sequence taaggCAGTTAGCTGGCCCGCGAGAACGGTAAAGGGGCCACTGGGGTAGTTGTAAGCGAGGCAAGGCCCTGATCAGTCGGTGAAGTGAGCGAGGTGAAGTGTAGGACGTTTTAACTTCCTTGAGGGAAACCTGTGATAAGAGTGTGGCCGGGAAACCAGCACCTGATTCCTGAGCAGCATATTTTCAATTGCTTTAGCTTTTGGGTTTTGGGATCGAGATTGACCACATTTGTACTGCTGCTAACTGGTGTGAATTTGAGGTGAGTCAACTAAAAGAATCTTCTCAGAgtgtttctccttctgttcTTCCCACATTTTCTCGTTTCCTGTGACGTGAATGGTTAGTTTGTTTACTCTGCGTTCGCATATTTTGCACTGTGAAGGCCAATTCCAgtaatgttttgtgtgattttacaTTTCCTGCAAAATAGATAGTGAATTGTCTAACAGGATGCTCTTTGGTAATTTGCCATGGGAACTGTTCAACCTTgacatattaaaaatatatatttatttacacagACAAATCATATTCGTGAATGTAAAATATCCGATCTATATTCAAGCTGAGTTCAACAGTTATCCTCAGGTACTTCCCGATAACGGCAAAAGGAAAAAGCCGTATGATAAAtgaccatttatttttttcaattcatCATAGAATTCTCCTACATTGAAAATAGAATTGCACTGTGGTAATGCATCCATGAGTCTTACTTTCTCATAACTGCAAGCAAACTGTAAGAAGAGTTGATGTAATGAATAAACTATGAGAATAAAGTAGGATGAGGGTGGTTATGTGGCATAGGCAAAGCTGAAGTTCCTTACCAACACTGACGTTATTGAAAGATAATGCACATCCTTGGAACATCATTGATCAGAATCAATTATTCAAAGAGCTAAAGAACATTTTTAAACTTATCTTAAATTTAACGTTAAATTAAACTATGTAATCAATTGAAGTTATTTaagatattatattatttctaaTTATTCCTTGAATTATTCTCAAAGTCAAATGTAAAAAGAGAATACACGGTACTTTAAAATGTACCTTTTTCTTTATTAGCATTAGGCGCTTACCTGCTTGGTtccttttgacctttgacctcttaaCGCAACCATTTTTACACAAGACAACAATTTTTTGTATGCATCAACAATATTTGCATTtaccataaatacaaaaaacaaaaaacataggACATTCTTTGGGCCTATGAATGCATTACAAATGCTTACTTCTTTTCTGAACCTGAATGCAAGCATTGATGGCAATCATACGTTGGTTGATTTGCCATTTGTGTGGAAAAAGTAAGAAAATGGATGTTGGGTGCTATAATGTGGAGAATTTAGACAATTGATTTTGATTTGCCTCTTTATTAATACATTATTTCCAAAAATACATAATCATTTTAAAAAATGATGTATTTTTGAGGGCAGGTTGCAATGCGTCCTGTcgaaaaaaaagattattacaAGGATATCATAATTTTatggcaaatatatataaattccaTAATTTTAGTTCTTTGtgaaagttattttccttttaatGTATTGTTTGCAATCTATTTCATAATCCAACATATCTTGGCGGGAGGGACAGAGTTATGGCATATGGCAGAATTGTTGAGCCAGATCTTGGATCAATACTTGTCGTGATAAATAAGTTTCACTACGGATCACTGTTGTTTAAGAATGCCATGAAATCGAAACACATTCAACCACCCAAGATGGGTCGttggcatgcgtgtgtatgtgtgagtttgtgtgcgtgtgttttgtgtgactgtgtgtgtgtgtgtgtgtgtgtgtgtgtgtgtgtgtgtgtgtgtgtgtgtgtgtgtgtgtgtgtgtgtgtgtgtgtgtgtgtgtgtgtgtgcgcgtgcgtgtgtgtgtgcaaacatgcGTGCGCAGgtctgcgtgtctgtatgtcttgTCGGGGATTAGGACGACTAGACAATGCCTCTGTCTTGTCTGATATGACCTCCTCAGGGCTTCATGTAAGTCGTCAGCAATTTTTCCTTTCAATTCATTCCCATAATGAGATTAGCCTAGCAATTACAAATAATCCAACCGCCCAATCACAAGACAGTTGGTCACTGCGGCGCAGCCTTCGTATTTCACAAATTTGATATTGATGCTTAAGACCATAGCCAGTTTATACTTCAACACACTACAATCATTTCAAATGTTAATTGTAAATACTGTGATTGTGGTGTTGTTAAATAATTTAACTTTAAGAACTCTCCAAGATACCGAGGACTGAGGATAATGATGTGCTTAGTCCTTAAATGAATGCTAAAATCCCATATTAATGTGACTGTCTCAGGACCGGAGCCCTACACCAACAGTTTGTCATGACATAAAATAGGAGGTTCAGTAACCTCAGAAAAAGGCCAAGATATAAAGCCTCAAAATAagtttccctctctttctcgttctttCCCGCCTCATTTGCTGATGCTAGCTAATAAccctaatgtgtgtgttggggggggggggggcgttagagagagagagagagagagagagagagagagagagagagagacataacaAGACATAAACCGATTGCGTGGCCAGATTTATCCCCAAGGTGTTTTGAGGGCATCTCTGGGTCTGATGGGGGCTAATAAGCTTAGCACTTCAGGTGTATTGTCCGCCATGCTTACAGACCAGGTTTGCTGAGGGTAAAACGCTAAACGTGTGGATTACCTCCCACACATCCCTTTAAAGTGCTGTATAGCCAGGATTTAGCTAATAGGATCCTGGGGTGGGACAGGGTGGGGAGCTGGCTGGCCAGCCCATGGGCAACAGATGTACGGGGCAGACAGCTCCTGGGCTAACTGGGGGATTACAGGGCCCAGATTAGACGGTTTTCTGGGGGGGATTTCCACGAGGGCCATGGGGGTAAAATCTTCCAAGTGCGTTTGTGGATAAAACCGTTATGCCAACTTTGCATTGCTTTACATAAACAAGGCCCGGACTATACGACGTCCGTAGTGTTTCCCACCACAGTATTGATGCATACATCATGAAATGAATAAAGAGCTCTATTGAAATAGGAGCCAAATGCATTTTGTGCCGCCCTGAGTCTCCTCTCGGGGAAGCCAGACACTCAGTGGCCCGGGATTAGGCAGAGCTGCATTGTTGGGCTGTCGTTTACAGTATCATATTGGCTAATGGGATTTATGCAGTGTTGGGAGCTAATTGGAGGTGTCTAAGAAGATTGTGCCGGTGTACACAAGCTGCTGGCTCAGCCAAGAACAatgaggtgtgcgtgtgtgtgcgtgtgtatgtgtgcgtgtatttgtgcttgtgtgtgtgtgtgtgtgtgtgtgtgtgtgtgtgtgtgtgtgtgtgtgtgtgtgtgtgtgtgtgtgtgtgtgtgtgtgtgtgtgtgtgtgtgtgtgtgtgattgggcctgggtttgtttgtttgtgccaaCAGCTTTGTGAAAAAAAGTGACACGATTTCCCAAGCTGTTTTATTCACAAGGATTTAATTGTTTCTAATTTGCTGCAAACGGtttcataaaataaacaagcaggaagtaTGACACAATTCAAAAAATTCTCATGTTCTTTGCCTGAATATTGTTTTGAAATTCTGCTATGAATTTGTGCCTTCTGCTTGACAAGAGTGAAGTGAGAAATAAAGACAATTAAATTCACCAGCTGTTTTTTTCAGTAGGACTTTACTCAGTTGGATCCAATTCGGTTCGTCGATATGAATAGGCCACATTCGAATAGCTCTCTCAAGCATAACATGCGCCTCCGgctatttaatgttttaatctCTGCTGCGCCCTAGTGTTAGAAATAGGAACTCAcacaggggaaaaaaaaaaatatatagttacTGTAGAGCTGTGCTGTGTAACGTAGCCTGATTGAAACAGGCAGAAGTAGGCCTTAAGGCATTAGAGACATACGAGTTGCAGATAGCTGCCTACATCTGCTAAACAGGATCAATATTTGATCTGTTTGTGTCTCCACTTCACCTCCCCAGGCTTCGACCACTGTTTGACGGAGGGGGCCGTCATGACACCGCGGGAGCAGCTGAGGAAGATGACGGCACTTGGTGAGCAGGGGGCGCTGGATGAGAAGCACTGGTACCGCCTGGTGAACGGCATGTCCGCCGGAGGTGAGACAATTGCCTTACAAATGTTGTCTAACAAATGTTAACATCTCAGATCCAAGAATCTGGCTGTTAAgtcaacatgtgtttgtgcaacAACTTTTGTGTACAAATTTTGCTTGAAGGCTGTTTATAAATTGAGCCACGCATTGTTTGTCTCTCAGGGCACGTAGGGCAGCAGAGATTTGTCTACACCTTCTGGCTTCGGGCTGTTCTGAAGCTGTTCTACTTTTACTGTACTGTATAGTGGCCTACTCGCTGAGCTACATCATGGGGGTGGGGATCTCTGCTTGTTCTCCAGAGCTGAGGCAGAGGCAGGAGATGATCATGAGGAACCAGATGGCCATGGCTCCACAGATACTCAGCCAGGGGCAGCAGAGAATGCACGGGGTCCCCACACAGTTTGAGCCCCGCTTCATGGAGAGGTCAGTTCCGGCAAATACTGCAAGAATTCGCAAATGCTGTACACGCAACATTGGTGCCAGTGGAGACTTAAGTGCAATGCCACTGAAGGCTTGTCTGCTCTGTCGGTAACTTCTGCGACTCTTTGTAATGTCAGCCACATGTTCAATCCGTTCAAGCAGCGCTCAAACAACGTTCAGTCGGCGCCGAGTTTAGACCGGAGTGGACTATAGAATAAAGTAACCACCAAAACATTGCAATTGGCCTCCATGCTGCTTTCTACTGTTTGGTAACCCTGGTTACTATGTTgctattatattaatatttctCGCCTTTGGTTGACAACTCTCATGTCACTCTATCTGTAACAGGGAGATGGTGCCCCCCACAGAGATGGTATCTTCTGAAGCcagacaaatgcacatggcaAACCACCTCGGCCAGCCACTCATGCCACATGCCAACGTTCATCCTGGAAGAAACTTTTCAGGAGCAGGTAATGGTGActccgcacacacacttttccatGTCAAATATAGACCCTCAAGCATGGGAAAAAATCGTTATGAATTGTTAATAATCCCCATCAATCCCCTGCCAATCCCTTGGGTCGCCTCCTCCATGTCTTGTCCGTCTCAGCAGGCTATGGCTTCTTGCCCTCCGAACCCATGGAAACTGTTGCCCGGCGACAGGAGCTCATTCATAAGCAGAACATAGCCAGGTATTGTGCAGCAGCATAACTTAATATTCTTCATAAAGTCAAACCAGCTTTCCACAACTTGACTTGAGTCCAAATGTAATCCAAGTGACTGTCAATCCGAAACAAATGTCAAATTCGAACAAACTCTATGAACCTCTATGAACTCTATGAACCTCTATGAATAGCTAAGAAACACCCTACGGCTCACCCACTGCATATCGTTGCCCTTGCGTGTGTCCAGGATGGAGATGAACGCCATCCTGCAccagaaggagctggagaaTGCCCACCAGAAGGGGCTGATGGGAATGGAGAACCCTCTCATGTACCAAGCCAACGCCATGGCCTTCAGGGGCCGCCAGCGCATGCCCGACGGCCACGACGTCTTCGTGGACCGGCCCTCCCTGGAAGACCTGCACTCCAACAGCATGGTCATGTCTTCCAGCCCCTACCCGCCCATTGGCACCGTGCATCGGGAGCGAGGGCGTCGGGTGGGGAGGCGGCCCGCCAGCCACAAGAGCACGGAGAGCCACATGGCCAGCCTGAAGGGCCACGTCGAGGATAAGGGCGTGGAGCGGAGCCCGGGGACGGCGTCCGGCGAGGAGAAGGACGCGGAAGCAAAGGGTGACGCGGGCGAGGAGGCCGCCGCCCACAAGACGCACCTGCCCATCAAGATGGAGTCAGAGCtgtcggcggcggcgaggaAGAACTACAAGGACGCGGAGCAAGGCCTGAGGAAAGCCTGCGGCAACGGCCAAGACGGCTGCCCGGACGCGGCCAGCAGTGCGGACAAAGACATGGCCGGCCAGTGCTCGGCTTTTCAGGACAAATTCATGTTCCCCGCCGCGGGTGGGAATCTCACTGGGGTACCGCACATGTTCCCAGTACCTGGTCTCATCCAACCTGGTACGCATCCATTAAATCTGTTTTCATGTATGCCATTGTATTCTAGTACACCGATTCAACGAGTTCATGTCCAATTGTTGTTTTCAACAGGTCAGCCCAATCTCTATCTCAATGGGGAAGAGGCCTCCGAAAACATGAGGAAATGGACTGTGGATGATGTTTCTAATTTCATCCACAGCATACCAACTTGCGCTGAATACGCCCAGGTCGGTTTGGTGTGCGGTCACtttttgtttgagtgttttgtgGCCTTCTGATACACATAAACCTCTTTATTGAGTTGTATTAAAGCAAAGTGCTTTCATGCTTCAGGTCTTCAAGGACCACATGATTGATGGGGAGACGCTGCCTCTGCTCTCTGAAGAGCATCTCCTGGACACGTTGGGCCTCAAGCTGGGACCCGCCCTCAAGGTCCGATCCCAGGTATGGAGAAAGAGACTCACGATAGGAGACAACTGTGTTTTCACTGTGATCTGGTTAGGGATCAAACAGTCACCAAACGCTGAAGCGCACCACAAGGACACTTTTACTGTGCTGGAACACTAGATATTACAACGACGAAGCACTGATTGGCTCGAATGGGTGCAAGTTGATGGAACAAACTGTCCACTTACTTTTGATGCCGTCTCTCTATTGGCTTGAGCATTTGGTATTGTGGaaccttttattattattttggaaAAGGTGTGcattggcaaaaaaaaacaccgaCATTGAGTGGTATTTAACACGGTCTCCTTTGTtagaaaccccccccctcccccttcagtTAAAATATCCTAGAACTGCCACGTTGCTGACGTGCACATGAAAGAGAGCGTTGTTCATTGATTATTGATGGAACACGGTTTCTAACGGACGCAACGCTCGCTCTCCCTCAGGTGTCGCGGCGCCTGGGCAGCATGTTCTACATGATGAACCTCCCGcttcccgccgccgccgccaatgCGGCCGCCGCCATCCAGGCCGCGTCCGACAAGCCCGGCGACAGGTCGTCGGAGGTCGGGTCGCCCGTCGCGTGCAACAGCGAGGAGATCATGGGAAGCCCGAGAGAAGCGGACCTCCTCAAACCGGAGCACCTCAACGAGACGGAGAACCACTCCCCTCCTTCTGCGAGCAGCGAGACCGCGTAGATAGCGTAGGAGAGCCCGATTTGCGATGAGTTCTGTATGCTGTTGTAGGCCTGAATGGTAGGCCTGTTTGCTGATTGGTTCATGAGGCTGGTGGATGTTTTTTACATACGTGTTTATAATCTGCTTTTATCGGTTTTACTTGTAATAGACTGCACATCTTGCTATCAGGGATAACTCACAACAAACATCATATGTCTATTTTGTTTGCCACAGTACTAAAAGTGAGGTAAAATGACATGTATGCTATTTTTAGATTACAATGGGAAAAGCTTTTTATATATCCGTAATATTGGTGTTCACAAAACCGTGAATTATTGTACCATATATACTATTCTGTGTTTAACTCTTTATTGAGGCTGCTATTGCTCTTTTCTCATCGTTTGTACAGAATTTGAAATGATTACATATTTTTTAAGTCTTTGTTTAGGATGATGAAAAGGATTTTTACTGTTTGGAAGTGAAAAtcaattaaatcaatcaattcaATTGGTTTCCGATGTTTGCATGTAAATAAAGACTTTTTCTGTTTAGCATCCTGAGTCAGCCTCATTGTTCATATTCTGATATATACCCCAAGAATAAATGCATgcctttaaataataaaaaaaaatcaatatcaTGAAATAACCTTGTTAATGTGGCTTGTGGAGGGGAATTTATAACCTATATTCAATAATTAGTTGTTAATAATTACCAACTAATTTGGTGACCACAAATaccaataattattatttattgtaaatcgctttggataaaagcgtctgctaaatgccctaaatgtaaatgtatattagTTGAGTCTGCGACTCCGGATAGTACTCACAATGCGCATGCGCGTACACGTCAGAAGAAGAGCTGAGTTGGAGGATCATGGCGGAGCGCAGGAGGCACAAGAAGCGGATCCAGGTAACATCTTTCCCCTAAAGCCTCTTGCGGGCGAACCAAGCGACAATTTATAGAAACATACACGACTTTACAA is a genomic window of Gadus morhua chromosome 8, gadMor3.0, whole genome shotgun sequence containing:
- the samd7 gene encoding sterile alpha motif domain-containing protein 7 isoform X1 → MTPREQLRKMTALGEQGALDEKHWYRLVNGMSAGELRQRQEMIMRNQMAMAPQILSQGQQRMHGVPTQFEPRFMEREMVPPTEMVSSEARQMHMANHLGQPLMPHANVHPGRNFSGAAGYGFLPSEPMETVARRQELIHKQNIARMEMNAILHQKELENAHQKGLMGMENPLMYQANAMAFRGRQRMPDGHDVFVDRPSLEDLHSNSMVMSSSPYPPIGTVHRERGRRVGRRPASHKSTESHMASLKGHVEDKGVERSPGTASGEEKDAEAKGDAGEEAAAHKTHLPIKMESELSAAARKNYKDAEQGLRKACGNGQDGCPDAASSADKDMAGQCSAFQDKFMFPAAGGNLTGVPHMFPVPGLIQPGQPNLYLNGEEASENMRKWTVDDVSNFIHSIPTCAEYAQVFKDHMIDGETLPLLSEEHLLDTLGLKLGPALKVRSQVSRRLGSMFYMMNLPLPAAAANAAAAIQAASDKPGDRSSEVGSPVACNSEEIMGSPREADLLKPEHLNETENHSPPSASSETA
- the samd7 gene encoding sterile alpha motif domain-containing protein 7 isoform X2; the protein is MTPREQLRKMTALGEQGALDEKHWYRLVNGMSAGELRQRQEMIMRNQMAMAPQILSQGQQRMHGVPTQFEPRFMEREMVPPTEMVSSEARQMHMANHLGQPLMPHANVHPGRNFSGAGYGFLPSEPMETVARRQELIHKQNIARMEMNAILHQKELENAHQKGLMGMENPLMYQANAMAFRGRQRMPDGHDVFVDRPSLEDLHSNSMVMSSSPYPPIGTVHRERGRRVGRRPASHKSTESHMASLKGHVEDKGVERSPGTASGEEKDAEAKGDAGEEAAAHKTHLPIKMESELSAAARKNYKDAEQGLRKACGNGQDGCPDAASSADKDMAGQCSAFQDKFMFPAAGGNLTGVPHMFPVPGLIQPGQPNLYLNGEEASENMRKWTVDDVSNFIHSIPTCAEYAQVFKDHMIDGETLPLLSEEHLLDTLGLKLGPALKVRSQVSRRLGSMFYMMNLPLPAAAANAAAAIQAASDKPGDRSSEVGSPVACNSEEIMGSPREADLLKPEHLNETENHSPPSASSETA